Proteins co-encoded in one Streptomyces sp. NBC_00091 genomic window:
- a CDS encoding ABC transporter ATP-binding protein, whose translation MGSSESHEVPPGRGPVLLALRYYGRELARQRWLTAPAMLLPALGNIGINYVAPLVVAKLVGRIADGGGAATGIGPMLPYVIAFAGVLLLAEGLWRVGLHCLNRIDARGIEQLYVLGMDELFAKDAAFFHDNFAGSLTKRVLSFASRFEEFVDTLTFQVVGRCVPLLFGSVVLWQYEPLLVVGLLTMIVLTALVAMPLIRRRQALVDQREKAIARVSGHVADSLMNMDTVRAFAAEEREAAEHRSRVAESRRLMLRSWDYGNLRIDTLVAPMSVLTNVLGMLLAIGLAGGGHGVETVVVAFTYYSNATRIMFEFNQIYRRLESSMTEAAQFTTLLLTPPTVLDPPSPEPLRRQGADVRFEQVTFAHAGAEPLFEGLDLAVPSGAKIGLVGRSGGGKTTLTRLLLRMTDIDAGRILIGGQDISRLCQADLRGLIAYVPQDPAMFHRTLRDNIAFARPDATDAEIRRAAEAAHVTEFADALPDGFDTMVGERGVKLSGGQRQRVALARAILRDAPILLLDEATSALDSESEVLVQDALWRLMDGRTALVVAHRLSTVATMDRLVVLDRGRIAEQGTHQELLSADGAYAKLWQHQSGGFLDDTPAGADLHP comes from the coding sequence ATGGGATCGTCTGAATCGCACGAAGTTCCGCCGGGCAGGGGCCCGGTACTCCTCGCACTTCGCTACTACGGACGGGAGCTGGCCCGCCAGCGGTGGCTGACGGCGCCCGCGATGCTGCTCCCGGCGCTGGGCAACATCGGCATCAACTACGTCGCGCCACTGGTCGTGGCCAAGCTCGTCGGCCGGATCGCCGACGGCGGCGGCGCCGCCACCGGCATCGGCCCGATGCTGCCCTACGTCATCGCCTTCGCCGGGGTCCTGCTGCTGGCGGAGGGGCTGTGGCGGGTCGGACTGCACTGCCTGAACCGCATCGACGCCCGCGGCATCGAGCAGCTGTACGTGCTCGGCATGGACGAGCTGTTCGCCAAGGACGCGGCCTTCTTCCACGACAACTTCGCCGGCTCGCTGACCAAGCGGGTCCTGAGCTTCGCCTCCCGCTTCGAGGAGTTCGTCGACACCCTGACCTTCCAGGTCGTCGGCAGATGCGTGCCCCTGCTGTTCGGCTCGGTGGTGCTGTGGCAGTACGAACCGCTGCTCGTCGTCGGCCTCCTGACGATGATCGTACTGACGGCGCTGGTCGCGATGCCCCTGATCCGCCGCCGTCAGGCGCTCGTCGACCAGCGGGAGAAGGCGATCGCCCGGGTGTCGGGCCACGTCGCCGACAGCCTGATGAACATGGACACCGTCCGTGCCTTCGCCGCCGAGGAACGCGAGGCCGCCGAGCACCGCTCGAGGGTCGCGGAATCGCGACGGCTCATGCTGCGTTCGTGGGACTACGGCAACCTGCGCATCGACACCCTGGTCGCGCCCATGTCCGTACTGACCAACGTGCTGGGCATGCTGCTCGCCATCGGCCTCGCCGGGGGAGGGCACGGCGTCGAGACGGTCGTCGTCGCCTTCACCTACTACAGCAACGCGACGCGCATCATGTTCGAGTTCAACCAGATCTACCGCCGTCTGGAGAGCTCGATGACGGAGGCCGCGCAGTTCACCACACTGCTGCTGACGCCCCCGACCGTGCTCGACCCGCCGTCCCCGGAACCGCTGCGCCGCCAGGGCGCCGACGTGCGCTTCGAGCAGGTGACCTTCGCCCACGCGGGCGCGGAGCCGCTCTTCGAAGGACTCGACCTGGCCGTGCCCAGCGGGGCGAAGATCGGTCTCGTCGGCCGCTCCGGCGGGGGCAAGACCACGCTCACCCGGCTGCTGCTGCGGATGACCGACATCGACGCCGGCCGGATCCTCATCGGCGGGCAGGACATCAGTCGGCTGTGCCAGGCCGACCTGCGCGGTCTGATCGCCTACGTGCCACAGGACCCGGCGATGTTCCACCGCACGCTGCGGGACAACATCGCCTTCGCCCGGCCGGACGCCACCGACGCGGAGATCCGCCGCGCCGCCGAGGCGGCGCACGTCACGGAATTCGCCGACGCCCTCCCCGACGGCTTCGACACCATGGTCGGCGAGCGCGGGGTGAAACTGTCCGGCGGCCAGCGCCAGCGCGTCGCCCTCGCCCGGGCGATCCTGCGCGACGCGCCGATCCTGCTGCTCGACGAGGCGACCAGCGCCCTGGACTCGGAGAGCGAGGTCCTCGTCCAGGACGCGCTGTGGCGGCTCATGGACGGGCGGACGGCGCTCGTGGTGGCGCACCGGCTGAGCACGGTCGCCACCATGGACCGGCTCGTCGTCCTCGACCGCGGACGGATCGCCGAGCAGGGCACCCACCAGGAGCTGCTCAGCGCGGACGGAGCCTACGCGAAGCTGTGGCAGCACCAGTCGGGCGGCTTCCTCGACGACACCCCCGCGGGCGCCGACCTCCACCCGTGA
- a CDS encoding endonuclease translates to MGTAEVVAGLLREHGRTYAEEAGITLRDKPAPLYRLLVLTVLCSARIRADTATAAARELFAAGLRTPRAMAGSTWRLRVEVLGRGHYVRYDESTATALGEGAQLLLDRFHGDLRELRDRAGDDTGALRELLREFPRIGPVGADIFCREVQAVWPRLRPFFDERSLAAAAGLGLPHTASGLADLVAPGELARLAAALVRAGLSGHAAAAA, encoded by the coding sequence GTGGGAACGGCCGAGGTGGTCGCCGGGCTGCTGCGCGAGCACGGCCGGACGTACGCGGAGGAAGCCGGGATCACGCTCCGCGACAAGCCGGCCCCGCTGTACCGGCTGCTGGTGCTCACGGTGCTGTGCTCGGCCCGGATCCGGGCGGACACGGCCACGGCCGCCGCCCGGGAGCTCTTCGCGGCCGGGCTGCGGACGCCCAGGGCCATGGCCGGCTCGACGTGGCGGCTGCGCGTGGAGGTGCTGGGGCGGGGGCACTACGTCCGGTACGACGAGAGCACGGCGACCGCGCTGGGCGAGGGCGCTCAGCTGCTGCTGGACCGCTTCCACGGCGATCTGCGCGAACTGCGCGACCGGGCCGGGGACGACACGGGGGCGCTGCGCGAACTGCTGCGGGAGTTCCCGCGGATCGGGCCGGTGGGCGCGGACATCTTCTGCCGGGAAGTCCAGGCCGTGTGGCCCCGGTTGCGCCCCTTCTTCGACGAGCGTTCCCTCGCGGCCGCCGCCGGCCTCGGGCTGCCGCACACCGCGAGCGGCCTCGCGGACCTGGTGGCGCCCGGGGAGCTGGCCCGGCTGGCCGCCGCCCTCGTACGCGCCGGACTGTCCGGGCACGCCGCGGCGGCGGCCTGA